One region of Verrucomicrobiia bacterium genomic DNA includes:
- a CDS encoding response regulator yields the protein MTRTILLVEDDENDMFFLQRAMKNAGVPNPIQIASDGQQAIDYFQGTGKFANREEFPLPYLVLLDLKLPRVMGLDVLKWIRQQPEVAAIVIILSSSKEEADVATAYRLGANGYLVKPAEASQLNDMAKSIKDFWLSQNTPPPEAC from the coding sequence GTGACAAGAACCATCTTATTGGTGGAAGACGACGAGAACGACATGTTCTTCTTGCAACGAGCCATGAAGAATGCGGGCGTGCCGAATCCCATTCAGATCGCGAGCGATGGCCAGCAGGCCATCGACTATTTCCAGGGCACCGGCAAGTTTGCGAATCGGGAGGAATTTCCGCTGCCGTACCTGGTGCTGCTGGATTTGAAGTTGCCCCGCGTGATGGGGCTGGACGTCCTGAAATGGATTCGCCAACAGCCCGAGGTGGCGGCGATTGTGATCATCCTCAGTTCCTCCAAAGAGGAAGCGGACGTCGCTACCGCCTATCGGCTGGGAGCCAACGGGTATCTGGTCAAGCCGGCCGAGGCGAGCCAGCTCAATGACATGGCCAAATCGATCAAGGACTTCTGGCTGTCACAAAACACGCCCCCGCCGGAAGCTTGTTAG